The genome window TGGCCAGGGTGTCGAGGAACCCGTCGAGGGTCTCGCCCGGCGAGTAGGTCACGGTGACGACGGCGATCTCGTCGCCGTAGGTGCGCGAGTCGGTCACGACGTCACATTCTGCCAACCGGCGTCGCAGTCCCACGGCCAGGTCGCGGGACGGCCGGGGTTGGTGGGAGAGCAGGCTTTGGGACGCGGGCGGGAGCGGCGGCCGGGTGGTCGGTTGCTGGGCGGCTGCTGCGAACTCGCCGACCGGGCGCGGGCCGGAGTGATCAGCGGCGGTGGCGGTGGACGTGGTCGGCGCGGGCGTAGGCGTCGCGGTGCTGCGTGGCGCAGGCGGCCCAGGTGAACTCCTTCGCACGGCGCTGCGCCGCCGCCGCGAGGGCCGAGCGCCGCGCGGAGTCGTCGAACAGCTCGGTGAGCGCCGCCGCGATGTCACCCGCGCCGACCCCGCAGTAGGCGACGGCATCGCCACCGACCTCGGGTAACGCGAGCCGCCGGGTGGTCAGCACCGCCGCACCGCAGGCCATCGCCTCCAGCACCGGGAGGCCGAAACCCTCGCCGATGCTGGGATAGGCCACCACCTGAGCACCGCCGAGGAAACCCGCCAGCTCACCGAAGGGCAGGTAGCCGGCGCGGATCACCCGGATGCGGTGCGGAACCGCCACGAGCGCCCGCTCGACGCGGGTGTCCCAGCCCGGCTGACCGGCCAGCACCAGCGTCGGCGGATCGGATCGGCCCTGGCAGGCCATGGTGAACCCGCGGATCAGCGACGGGACGTTCTTGCGCGGTTCGAGCGCGCCGAGGAAGGCGATGTAGGGCTGGTCGAACAGGCCGAGCCGGTCCCGCACCGCCTGCACCTCCGCGGGCGACGGCGGGTGGAAGCGCTCGGGGTCGACACCGTGGTACATCACCTGGATCGCGCCGCGGTCGGCACCGACGGTGCGCGCGAGCTCGCTCGCGGTCGCATCGCTCGGGACGACGCACAACGTCGCGCGCCGCAACGCCGTCCGCGTCCACGCCCGGAAGAAGCGCGCCTTGACCGGCGAGTGCAGCGCCGGGTCCGTGAAGAAGGTCGCGTCGTGCAGCGTGACCACCGACGCGGCCGGATTCGCCAGCGGGGTGGTGTAGTGCGGCGAGTGCAGGACGTCGATGCCGAGGCGGCGGATCAGCCGGGGCAGGGTCGTCTGCTCCCACGCCAGCCGGGCGGTGCGGGTCGCCACGGACTCGGCGGCGGGCACGACCTCGGTGTGCGGCGCGATGGTGCTGTAGAGCCTGGCGTCCCTGGGCTGGCAGGCGACCGCGACCCGGGCACCGTCGGAGTCGAGCGCGGCGAGCAGCGAGTCCACGTACCGGCCGACGCCCCCGCGGTCCGCGGGCACCGCCGTGGCGTCGATGAGGATGCGCGGCTCGCGTCTGTGCACCCGAGCAGAGTACGGGGCGACCGCGGGCTTTCGTGACCGGTTCGGGGATAAAAGCACACCGTTACCGGCGGCATGCGCTGCGTCGTTCACGGTTTCCGCGCCGTTCACAGCTTTCGGGCCATTCCTTGCTTTCGGACCGTTTCTGCGACGTTCACGGCTTCTCTGCCGGTCACGGCTTCTCGGTGTGCAGGCGCCAGACTTCGCGCGCGGCTCGCTCCCAGGTGCAGGCCGACGCCCGGCGCCGACCGGCCTCGATGCGCTCGGGGTCCGGATCGGCGACCACGGCGCGCAGCGCCTCGGCCAGCGCGGCGGGAGCCGAGCGAGGCACTGTCACCCCGGCACCGCCCGCGACCTCCACCAGCGCCGGAGCGTCGGAGTGGACTACCGGGACGCCTGCCGCCATGGCCTCCAGCAGCGGCAGGCCGAACCCCTCGGCCAGGCTTGGTGCGGCGAGCGCACCGGCACGGCGGAGCACCACCGCGAGTTCGGCGTCGGCGAGACCGCCGAGCACGCGCACCCGGCCGGGGCCCAGACCGTGTTCGGCGGCCAGCGCGTGCAGGTCGACCCCACCCCACCCCTGTCTGCCTACGACCAGCAGCGGCACGTCGGGCGCCCCGGGGAGCGAGAGGGCGCGGATGAGGTCTGCGTGCCCCTTGCGCGGCTCGATCGTCCCGACGGCCAAGACGTAGCTGGGCGGCAGCTCCAGACGGGCGGCGATGCGTTCGTTGTCGGGGTGGGGCTCGGTGGGGTTGGCATCGCTGCAGTTGGAGTGGTCGGCGATGACGGACGGGGTGACGCCTTCGCCGATGACGTGGACCTCGGCCCTGAGATCGACGTGCTGCGCCAGCTCGGTGGCGACCGCCGTGGTCGGAACCACGATGGCGTCGGCGGTGCGGCCGGCGCGGGCGATGGCCCGCCGGTGCCACGCCACACCGCGCGGGGTCAGCGTCTCGGGATGGGTCCAGGGAACCGTGTCGTGAACGGTGACCACCAGTCGGCGACCTCGGCGCGGTGGCGGGGCCAGCGGCGTCATCGCGTGCACGCTGTCGCCGCCCGGCCACAGCGGGGCACCGCGCTCCCACGCGGCGACGAGCGCACGGCGCGGCAGCCGGAGCACGCGCGGCCCTTCGACGCCGTCGACGACGGCGGCGCCCGGATCACCGCCTCGGCTGACAACGCTGGTCAGCCGCCACCCGGGCGGCGCGGTCGCGGCCATCGCGCGCAGCAGCTCGCGCGTGTAGCGGCCGGTGCCCCCGGGAACCGGGGCCAGCAGTTGCTCGGCGATCGCGACGAGTTCGGGCACGACGCCAAGCCTGCCACGGGCGCACGACGCCGCTGCGCGTAGCGTTGCCCGCCGTGACCACGTCGGTGACTTCGTCCGCGGACCGGTCGGGAGCCTCGGCGGACCGGGTGCGCAGCACCGTGGTGGTCGTGACCTGGCGAGGACGCGACCACGTCGGAGCCTGCCTGGACGCCCTGTCCGCCCAGGATCGTCCACATAGGACCTTGGTGGTCGACAACGCCTCGGACGACGGCACCGCGGAGGTACTGGCGGCCCATCCGTCCCGGCCGGAAGTGCTCCGGATGCCGCGGAACCTGGGCTACGCGGGCGGGGTCGCGGCCGCGCTGGCCAACGTGCGGACCCCTCTCGTCGCCTGGCTCAACGACGACGCAGCGCCGGAGCCCGGGTGGCTGGCAGCGCTGGAGAACGCACTGGGACAGGAAGCCGGACCCGATGCTGTGGCAGCGGCTTCCAGCGCGTTGCTCGCACCGGACGGCCGACTGCAATCGGTCGGTGTCCGTCTCACGACGGACGGTTACGGCGCAGATGCGGTAGCACCGGAGGCGGCAGGCGGAGCGGCTGCGGCAGCGGGCGGAGCAGCGCAGCCAGTAGGCGGAACGACGGGAACAGGCGGGGAGGTCTTCGGTTTCTGCGGCGGGGCGGTGCTGATGCGGATGGCCGACCTGCGTGCGATCGGTGGAGTTCCGGCGAGGTTCTTCTGCTACTACGAGGACACCGACACGTCGTGGCGACTGCGCCTCGCGGGACGCCGGATCGTGCACGTCCCCGGCGCCCGCGCCACGCACCTGCACGGCGCGTCAGCGGAACCGGGTTCGGCGCGCTTCCACCGCTGGAACGAGCGCAACAGGCTGCTGACCCTGCTGCGGTGCGCCCCTGCTCCGGTGGCGTTCAGGGAGTTTGTCCGCTTCGCGGCGATCACCTGCGCGCTTCCAGTGCGGCGGTACGCACCGCGGCCCCTGCGACGGGATGTGCCGGACGCCGCGAACTTCCGCCTCACCCTGCGGATTCGGGTGCTTGGGGAAGTTGCGGCCCAGCTGCCGTCGACGCTGGCGGAACGGCGGGCCATCGGCCGCCGGGCAGCGGTGGGGCGGGTTCAGGTTTGGCGGGAGTGGGCCGGGCGGTAGGCCCCGTCATTGCGGATGGCCTTTGGGATCGGGCCCCGTGGGTTTTGGGGGTGGCGGCCTCCGCTCGTTGTGTGGTCTAGGACACCGCTGTGCTGGTTTCCGGACTCCGCACCGCGGGCGGGACGGGATGGTGCAGGCTTAGGGGCGTGCCCGATACGTCCAGCATGCTGCCCACCGTTTCGGTGATCGTGGTCA of Saccharopolyspora erythraea contains these proteins:
- a CDS encoding glycosyltransferase family 4 protein produces the protein MLIDATAVPADRGGVGRYVDSLLAALDSDGARVAVACQPRDARLYSTIAPHTEVVPAAESVATRTARLAWEQTTLPRLIRRLGIDVLHSPHYTTPLANPAASVVTLHDATFFTDPALHSPVKARFFRAWTRTALRRATLCVVPSDATASELARTVGADRGAIQVMYHGVDPERFHPPSPAEVQAVRDRLGLFDQPYIAFLGALEPRKNVPSLIRGFTMACQGRSDPPTLVLAGQPGWDTRVERALVAVPHRIRVIRAGYLPFGELAGFLGGAQVVAYPSIGEGFGLPVLEAMACGAAVLTTRRLALPEVGGDAVAYCGVGAGDIAAALTELFDDSARRSALAAAAQRRAKEFTWAACATQHRDAYARADHVHRHRR
- a CDS encoding glycosyltransferase family 4 protein — translated: MPELVAIAEQLLAPVPGGTGRYTRELLRAMAATAPPGWRLTSVVSRGGDPGAAVVDGVEGPRVLRLPRRALVAAWERGAPLWPGGDSVHAMTPLAPPPRRGRRLVVTVHDTVPWTHPETLTPRGVAWHRRAIARAGRTADAIVVPTTAVATELAQHVDLRAEVHVIGEGVTPSVIADHSNCSDANPTEPHPDNERIAARLELPPSYVLAVGTIEPRKGHADLIRALSLPGAPDVPLLVVGRQGWGGVDLHALAAEHGLGPGRVRVLGGLADAELAVVLRRAGALAAPSLAEGFGLPLLEAMAAGVPVVHSDAPALVEVAGGAGVTVPRSAPAALAEALRAVVADPDPERIEAGRRRASACTWERAAREVWRLHTEKP
- a CDS encoding glycosyltransferase family 2 protein — translated: MTTSVTSSADRSGASADRVRSTVVVVTWRGRDHVGACLDALSAQDRPHRTLVVDNASDDGTAEVLAAHPSRPEVLRMPRNLGYAGGVAAALANVRTPLVAWLNDDAAPEPGWLAALENALGQEAGPDAVAAASSALLAPDGRLQSVGVRLTTDGYGADAVAPEAAGGAAAAAGGAAQPVGGTTGTGGEVFGFCGGAVLMRMADLRAIGGVPARFFCYYEDTDTSWRLRLAGRRIVHVPGARATHLHGASAEPGSARFHRWNERNRLLTLLRCAPAPVAFREFVRFAAITCALPVRRYAPRPLRRDVPDAANFRLTLRIRVLGEVAAQLPSTLAERRAIGRRAAVGRVQVWREWAGR